The Pseudomonadota bacterium sequence ATGCAAGAGAAGACTCATCGTTTGGACTGACAATAAAACGCCTATCGCAAACAAGATCAGGCAATCCGCCTACATCTGTTACAATTAATGGTTTGCGGAAAGAAACCGCTGTAGCCCCCACACCGCTTTGGCTGTCAAAATGGTGGTATGGCAGAATTACTATATCTGATGCCGTAAAATATCTATATACTTCACCGGAAGGTATATAATCAAGATAAGTTGAAACATGTTCTTCTATATTAAGCTCCTTTATCAAATTCTGATAAGGGTCCCACTTCTCCCATAGCTTGCCTGCTATCAAAAGACGGGAATCGGGTGCTTTTGCTATAACTTGTGCAAATGCTTTAAGAGCCGTATCAACTCCTTTATATGGACGGATAGTGCCAAAAAGAAGAATGATTTTATCATTTGTATTAAATCCCATTTCTTTTCGGATCTCTTCTCTGTTTATGTTATGCTTTACATGGAAATCCAAAGAGCCATGAGGTATAAGACTCAGTTTATCGGGCGAAGTCCCGTATTCGGTAATCATCTGCTCTTTATTTTTTGCGGTATGAACGATTAGATGGTCTGCAAGCTTGAACAGTAAACCCGAAAACATTTTATATGTATATGATTTCTCATGGTCTAAAACATTATGAACCGTGATTACTATGGGACGGCATCGTATTTTAAAGAAAGTAAGTATTATTAAATAGACAGGGAAAAGCGGCAGGCTCCACCACTGTGCATGCAATAAATCACCATTGCCGAACATCCCTTCTTTTAGCCAGGTTAACGGATTATACCAGGTTAGTCTGCGTTTTATTTTAAGATTCGGATGGTGTGGAACCGGGAATGTATTGTCTTCTTTAAGCTCACCTCCAGGGTACATGAACGCGGGATATAGTTTTTTAAATGATATAAATTCAATATCAGTCAGGTCCGCAATAGATAAAGCAAGTTCCAGACAATAACTGCTAAGTCCTCGAAGCGGGGGAAAGGAACCCAGCATCGCAATTTTTAAATTGTCTGGGCTTTTCTCACTTATCATCAATTTTGTCGAAGGACTTTGCATAATTCCTCTTATTGGAGCCACTTTCAAAACGTTTCAGTTTGGTCAAGCTCAAGGCGGGAGAAAATTTCAACCACAGGAATACATTGAGTATTTCGAGGATTTAAATTTGAGCCCAACGCAGAGATCGGCCAAAATAGGGCGTTTTGAAACTGGCTCATTGGTTATAACCTGATAAGTACTTTGGCAAACCACAAGAAAATTTAATTCAATATAACCTTTTTTAATGTTTTATGCAAAGCTTACCGCCAATATATTTATTTAAGCATTGTCAGAAATAATCCGGCGGCTATTGCCGTGCCTATTACCCCTGCAACATTAGGTCCCATGGCATGCATCAATAGAAAATTTTGCTTATTGGCTTTTTGTCCCTCTATTTGCGATACCCTGGCCGCCATAGGAACAGCTGAAACACCAGCAGAACCTATAAGGGGGTTGATTTTTTCTTTTAAGAAAAGATTCATGACCTTAGCCATTATTATTCCGCTTGCAGTACCGAAAGCAAAAGCGGCAAGTCCTAATAAGAAGATAAAAATAGGTTGGGGTTTAAGGAAAGCTTCAGCATTCATTGTGGCACCAATTGCTAAGCCAAGAAATATAGTAACAATATTTAAAAGCTCATTTTGTGCTACATGGCTTAATCTTTCAACAACTCCGCTTTCTTTGAAAAGATTTCCAAGAAACATCATACCTATTAAGGGAGTTGCAGCAGGAACGAGCATACAGATAAGAACTGTACCCATTAAAGGGAAAATGATTTTTTCTGTTTTTGAAACAGGCCGCATTTGTTTCATTTTGATTTTTCGCTCTTCCTTGGTGGTAAGCAGTCTCATAATGGGAGGCTGAATCAGAGGCACCATTGCCATGTAGGAATATGCAGCCAAAGCATTTGCGCCCAACAATTGCGGAGCCAGTTTTGAAGTAAGATATATGCATGTAGGTCCGTCAGCGCCACCTATAATGCCTATAGATGCGGCTTCCTGTAAGTTGAATCCGAAAATTATCGCTCCGAAAAAAGCTATGTATACTCCAAATTGGGCAGCAGCGCCCAAAAGCAAAGTTTTAGGGTTTGCTATCAAAGGCCCGAAATCAGTAAGCGCACCAACACCCATAAAAATCAAACACGGGATAATCTCAGTAGCTATACCGAAGTCATAAAACCATTTAACAAGATCTCTTTGCAGGCCTTCAGCTCCCTCAGTCATTCCCATTATCGGTGCTAACGGAAGATTAACAAGAAGTATTCCAAAACCGATAGGCAACAAAAGAAGCGGTTCAAATTCTTTTTTTATGGCAAGATAAATAAAGGAAAAGGCAATGATCCACATTATTACGTGGCCGATTTGCAAATGAAGAAAACCTGTATTAAATATAATCTGATTCAATAAAGAAAAATTTTCAGCCATTTTTTTCACTGCCTTTCAGTCTCAGGATTGCAGCACTCATTAGTTTGATACAAAACATTAATATAATTAAACTGGTACATACTGTGCCAAAGCCATATATAAAAATCCTGATTGCGGATACCCAAATATTTTCAGCCATAAAAATATCTCCTTAAAAAATGATACTGAAACCTGTTACAGATGCAAAATATATAAATTACAAAAATCAGCTAAATGCAGCTGATTTTTGTAATTTATTAAAACAGTAAATATTAATACCTTTATGAAATACACTTTATTTGTCGTTTATTCCAAGACAATTAATATTTGGTCTACTTCAACCCCGTCCTTTTTTTTAATCTTAATTTCCTTTACCGTTCCGTTTGACGGGGCATATATAGGGTTTTCCATTTTCATCGCTTCGAGAATTAAAAGCTCGTCATCTTCAGCTACCTTATCGCCTTCCTTAACCAATATCTCCAGAATAACTCCTTGCATCGGAGACCGCACTTCCTGACT is a genomic window containing:
- a CDS encoding glycosyltransferase; translation: MISEKSPDNLKIAMLGSFPPLRGLSSYCLELALSIADLTDIEFISFKKLYPAFMYPGGELKEDNTFPVPHHPNLKIKRRLTWYNPLTWLKEGMFGNGDLLHAQWWSLPLFPVYLIILTFFKIRCRPIVITVHNVLDHEKSYTYKMFSGLLFKLADHLIVHTAKNKEQMITEYGTSPDKLSLIPHGSLDFHVKHNINREEIRKEMGFNTNDKIILLFGTIRPYKGVDTALKAFAQVIAKAPDSRLLIAGKLWEKWDPYQNLIKELNIEEHVSTYLDYIPSGEVYRYFTASDIVILPYHHFDSQSGVGATAVSFRKPLIVTDVGGLPDLVCDRRFIVSPNDESSLASAIIECINDPIQLKAMTDASDTIIEKLSWPAIAKKTYSIYNQVLDL
- a CDS encoding OadG family protein, translating into MAENIWVSAIRIFIYGFGTVCTSLIILMFCIKLMSAAILRLKGSEKNG
- a CDS encoding sodium ion-translocating decarboxylase subunit beta → MAENFSLLNQIIFNTGFLHLQIGHVIMWIIAFSFIYLAIKKEFEPLLLLPIGFGILLVNLPLAPIMGMTEGAEGLQRDLVKWFYDFGIATEIIPCLIFMGVGALTDFGPLIANPKTLLLGAAAQFGVYIAFFGAIIFGFNLQEAASIGIIGGADGPTCIYLTSKLAPQLLGANALAAYSYMAMVPLIQPPIMRLLTTKEERKIKMKQMRPVSKTEKIIFPLMGTVLICMLVPAATPLIGMMFLGNLFKESGVVERLSHVAQNELLNIVTIFLGLAIGATMNAEAFLKPQPIFIFLLGLAAFAFGTASGIIMAKVMNLFLKEKINPLIGSAGVSAVPMAARVSQIEGQKANKQNFLLMHAMGPNVAGVIGTAIAAGLFLTMLK
- a CDS encoding acetyl-CoA carboxylase biotin carboxyl carrier protein subunit, which gives rise to MSQEVRSPMQGVILEILVKEGDKVAEDDELLILEAMKMENPIYAPSNGTVKEIKIKKKDGVEVDQILIVLE